A stretch of the Pantoea deleyi genome encodes the following:
- a CDS encoding protein-disulfide reductase DsbD family protein yields MLTAIAAAFLGGIILNLMPCVFPVISLKALSLIRHHDAPGHARAEGVAFLLGVVVTMVALTAVLLLARAGGASVGWGFQLQSPLVIAALILVMLGSALNLLGLFEVGLSIQRVGGMGGDRGGLVGSALTGALAIIVATPCSAPFMASAVGYALTQPPLVSLVIFIALALGFAAPFTLISFFPLLARILPKPGAWMITLKQGLAFPMLGAVGWLIWVLERQAGSAALAAILIGCLLLSFAAWLYGMAQKRRMMGQRHVMLHVATAFFVALVIVPLMNLNRFASAPAETEAASEAAAAVAWSPQNVDAIKGQGKPILVNFTASWCITCQVNDRTSLSTQAVKAAMARTSTIYMVADSTKYNPDVEQALSDFGRGGLPLYVVYPADGGKPVVLPQVLTPGIVISALDQATEKGKKT; encoded by the coding sequence ATGCTGACTGCGATTGCAGCCGCCTTCCTCGGCGGCATTATTCTGAACCTTATGCCCTGCGTGTTTCCGGTGATCTCGCTGAAAGCACTGAGCCTGATCCGCCATCATGACGCGCCCGGTCATGCCCGCGCAGAGGGCGTGGCGTTTCTGCTGGGTGTGGTGGTGACGATGGTCGCCCTGACCGCCGTGCTGCTGCTCGCCAGGGCGGGAGGCGCATCGGTCGGCTGGGGATTTCAGCTGCAATCGCCGCTGGTTATCGCCGCGCTGATTCTGGTGATGCTGGGGTCGGCGCTGAACCTGCTCGGACTGTTTGAAGTGGGGCTGTCGATACAGCGCGTGGGCGGCATGGGCGGCGACAGGGGCGGGCTGGTCGGCTCCGCCCTGACCGGTGCGCTGGCGATAATTGTTGCCACGCCCTGCAGCGCTCCTTTTATGGCCAGCGCGGTCGGCTATGCGCTGACCCAGCCTCCGCTGGTCAGTCTGGTGATCTTTATCGCGCTGGCGCTGGGTTTTGCTGCGCCCTTCACCCTGATTTCGTTCTTCCCGCTGCTGGCTCGCATCCTGCCTAAGCCCGGTGCGTGGATGATCACGCTGAAGCAGGGGCTGGCGTTTCCGATGCTGGGCGCGGTGGGCTGGCTGATCTGGGTGCTGGAGCGTCAGGCGGGATCGGCGGCGCTGGCCGCGATCCTGATCGGCTGTTTACTGCTGAGTTTCGCCGCCTGGCTGTATGGCATGGCGCAGAAACGCCGTATGATGGGTCAGCGTCATGTGATGCTGCATGTTGCAACCGCATTCTTTGTGGCGCTGGTGATCGTGCCGCTGATGAACCTGAACCGTTTTGCCAGTGCACCGGCTGAAACGGAGGCCGCTTCTGAGGCCGCCGCCGCCGTTGCCTGGTCGCCGCAGAATGTCGATGCAATCAAAGGTCAGGGCAAGCCCATTCTGGTGAACTTTACCGCGTCCTGGTGTATTACCTGCCAGGTTAACGATCGGACATCGCTGTCGACCCAGGCGGTGAAAGCCGCGATGGCGCGCACCAGTACGATTTACATGGTTGCCGATTCCACTAAATATAATCCCGATGTCGAGCAGGCGCTCAGCGACTTTGGCCGTGGCGGGTTACCGCTCTATGTGGTCTATCCGGCTGATGGCGGTAAACCGGTGGTGCTGCCGCAGGTGCTGACGCCGGGCATTGTGATTTCCGCCCTGGATCAGGCGACAGAAAAAGGAAAGAAAACCTGA
- a CDS encoding sigma-70 family RNA polymerase sigma factor has translation MSERDQRAQWPALMARAQAGDRAAYNQVLKAMVPAIRALVRKKIHDEALTEDVIQETLLAIHRVRHTYDPERPILPWVAAIASARTIDMLRQQGRRQEIQDEEALQAEPAQPADAADDTDRLSGYLETLPQRQRTIVESVHLREQSLAQAAAETDQSLSAVKSLLHRAMVNLRKFGRTHHEKS, from the coding sequence ATGTCAGAGCGTGACCAACGCGCGCAGTGGCCAGCCCTGATGGCCCGCGCGCAGGCGGGCGACCGGGCTGCCTACAACCAGGTACTGAAAGCGATGGTTCCGGCCATCCGGGCACTGGTGCGCAAAAAAATCCATGATGAGGCGCTGACAGAGGATGTCATTCAGGAGACCCTGCTGGCCATTCATCGTGTGCGCCACACTTACGATCCTGAACGCCCGATCCTTCCCTGGGTTGCCGCCATCGCCTCGGCCCGGACGATCGATATGCTGCGCCAGCAGGGCCGTCGTCAGGAAATTCAGGATGAGGAGGCGCTGCAGGCTGAGCCCGCCCAGCCTGCGGACGCCGCCGACGACACGGATCGCCTCTCCGGCTATCTGGAGACCCTGCCGCAGCGTCAGCGGACCATTGTCGAATCGGTTCATCTGCGTGAGCAGAGTCTGGCGCAGGCCGCCGCCGAAACCGATCAGTCGCTCTCTGCGGTTAAATCCCTGTTGCATCGCGCAATGGTTAATCTTCGTAAATTCGGACGGACGCATCATGAGAAATCATGA
- a CDS encoding DUF1109 family protein yields the protein MRNHDQLINQLSASAQPVRRVWPTAWRVAGWIALALPCGALTSWAFHTRLTDWSQPGALVALAALLLSLVIAGSTLAAAFTLSIAGRKPVSLRWPLLMIGIWLALNLFNLTSETPPAGAARLGEGIHCYLFMLSASLPMMLMSVVTLQRTRSLYPARSLALSGCGSAFTASMLLSLCHDTHLHLIDFSMHLAAGITIVALTVIAGRRWVQLGD from the coding sequence ATGAGAAATCATGACCAGTTAATTAATCAGCTCAGTGCTTCCGCACAGCCGGTCCGCCGCGTCTGGCCGACCGCCTGGCGCGTCGCGGGCTGGATCGCGCTCGCCCTGCCCTGTGGCGCGCTGACCAGCTGGGCATTTCATACCCGGCTCACTGACTGGTCTCAGCCTGGCGCCCTCGTCGCGCTGGCGGCCCTGCTGCTGTCGCTCGTTATCGCGGGCAGCACGCTGGCCGCCGCCTTCACGCTGAGTATTGCCGGCAGAAAACCGGTCAGCCTCCGCTGGCCGCTGCTGATGATCGGCATCTGGCTGGCGCTGAACCTGTTCAACCTGACTTCAGAAACCCCGCCTGCGGGTGCGGCCCGGTTGGGTGAAGGGATCCACTGCTATCTGTTTATGCTGTCGGCCAGCCTGCCCATGATGCTGATGTCGGTGGTTACCCTGCAGCGTACCCGCTCACTCTATCCTGCGCGCAGCCTGGCGCTGAGCGGCTGCGGCAGCGCGTTTACCGCATCGATGCTGCTGTCGCTCTGCCATGATACGCACCTGCATCTTATCGATTTCTCCATGCATCTGGCGGCAGGCATAACGATTGTGGCGCTGACGGTGATCGCGGGTCGCCGCTGGGTGCAGCTCGGCGACTGA
- a CDS encoding GFA family protein: MDNEMTGQCHCGAVTYRVTLKDGFNTVRRCNCSFCRMRGAVVVFATNVALIRGEAQLTEYRFNSKAVGHYFCAVCGIYTFHQSRSQPEQFGVNVACLEGVSPFDFTDVPVSDGIHHPKDGGAGGVAGHLVYTPRPPDA; this comes from the coding sequence ATGGATAATGAGATGACAGGACAATGCCACTGTGGCGCGGTGACATACCGGGTGACGCTGAAGGATGGATTTAATACGGTGCGCCGCTGCAACTGCTCATTTTGCCGGATGCGTGGCGCGGTGGTGGTATTTGCGACTAATGTGGCGCTGATTCGGGGCGAAGCGCAGCTTACCGAGTACCGTTTCAATAGCAAGGCGGTAGGCCACTACTTCTGCGCTGTCTGCGGCATCTACACCTTTCATCAGAGCCGCTCGCAGCCCGAACAGTTCGGGGTCAACGTCGCCTGTCTGGAAGGCGTTTCGCCCTTCGATTTCACCGATGTGCCGGTCTCCGATGGCATCCACCATCCTAAGGATGGCGGCGCGGGCGGTGTTGCCGGTCATCTGGTCTACACCCCACGCCCTCCTGACGCTTGA
- a CDS encoding DUF1641 domain-containing protein — protein MAERMKYQVTPARTEPTAREALDELIENLHQHGFLRLANDLVKSNSEVGKILVSGLNQPGTQNAVQNLSLLMMTLGTVPPERFTHLLLAVRDAAMAVKPARDEARQEKAAPGIRGMIRLLNDEDLWRGLRPIFAALEVFSQQIDREEQKPITRFSGKSSRE, from the coding sequence ATGGCAGAACGGATGAAATACCAGGTTACGCCTGCGCGCACCGAGCCCACGGCGCGCGAGGCGCTGGACGAGCTGATCGAAAATCTCCACCAGCACGGTTTTCTGCGGCTGGCGAACGATCTGGTGAAATCCAACAGCGAAGTGGGAAAGATTCTGGTTTCAGGGCTTAATCAGCCCGGCACCCAGAACGCCGTGCAAAACCTCTCGCTGCTGATGATGACGCTGGGCACTGTTCCGCCGGAACGGTTTACGCATCTGCTGCTCGCCGTTCGCGATGCGGCGATGGCCGTTAAACCGGCCCGCGATGAGGCCCGGCAGGAGAAAGCCGCACCCGGCATTCGCGGCATGATTCGGCTGCTTAATGACGAGGATCTCTGGCGCGGCCTGCGCCCGATATTCGCGGCGCTGGAGGTATTTTCGCAGCAGATTGACCGCGAGGAGCAGAAGCCGATCACCCGCTTCAGCGGCAAAAGCAGCCGGGAATAG